TGATTGTCCCATTTTAAGAGCGGTCTGAGGATTGTGATTTGTTTTTTACTTATTCAACTGGAAAATCCCTGGCAAAAACTTACCGATCCATATTTTAATATTGAAGGCTTTAGCACTTTAGCAGAAAATTCCCTTTAACCTTATAAGATTTAAGTCCCTAAATTTCAGACCAAAAAGCTTTCGTTACAATGGGTTGAAATTTAGAGACCACTTGAGAGGACTTTTATTTCCTACTTTAATGAAACTAGACTTCTACAAATACGtgagatctattttgtttgtgtGGTCTCTTTCAAAGTCTTACCACTTTCTACTGGAGTTTTCCAGGCAATTTTAACGGAACTAGCTAGTAATACACAGTCTAGTACAAGAGAAGTTCAGAGgaaaattttttgaatttttgcttATCAATTATAGGATTATTACTGAAATGTCTGTCTCAAGTTTGAATCCTTTAACAGTGAGCCTGGGGGGTACGAGTCCATGTTACAAAAACAACTTGCAACTTGCAAAGTCTGCCAACTGTGTGTGGCATCCATCAGTGCCAAGCCCCCGTCGCGCGGTCTGGGCTCTCGGGAGAGTCTGTGCTGGAGGACGGAGGGGCATCTCAGCCGGCCGTGTGGATTCTCTGGGACTTGGACCCTTAGAAATGAAGCTGTTGAGAGTCAACTATTTCTGCGTGAGAGTTTAAATTTattctcaaaaaaacaactaaaaacctGAAGCTGCTACAAGTGTGTCAAGGAGGGAAGGAGATCCCAAAACCGACTTCTCTGTGGGTGACGAGCCGAGCCACGGGCCTGCTGGCGCCCGCTCCTGACTTGCGGACACGGGAGTCTCTGGCACTGACCGGGTCACAAAGGAGTTTTGTCCCCCAGTACTGCAGAGATTTACGTCATTttacattcttctgtagtgcaaTCCTTAAAAATCCCAGAGATTTAGTGCCTCATCActttagggaaaaaagaaaaggagactttTACCTCACCTGGGGTGTCAAGAGTCCGACTGGGGGCTCCACTTGGAAAACGTCAACCTTTGGCTCTCGACTCCGATCACACGTGCTGCTCTGGGGTCCTGGCTGCCAGAGGGGCCGACGTGGCAACGCTGCTCAGGGGCCGAGGCCAGAGGCTGGCAAACCCACCAGGCACGGGGCAGCCACGAGGCATGTCCTGACATCAAGCTCCAAACCAGGGTTTTGGCAATAAAACTGAGTTGGATGCATCCTAAGCTAGATTTTCTATCCAGTCTAGTAAAGTAAAGCACCTTTGGATTAAAAATATTAAGCTCAACAGTAAGTACACTTCTCagttttgtgtttaattttcctTAGGTCTCTTCTCCATGGCTTAATAATGTTCTGTTGCCAGAGAAAAATATCAATCTGTGGAGTCCAGACTTTCAGCTGGAGGGGCATATTTCAACCTAAAAGTAcctggagagagaagggaaagagagaaaatcgGAATCACTGTGGAATGACCACGGAAAGCTAACTTGCCCGTCCCCAGTGAGTCGAGATCCTGGTGCCAGGAACTGAGACCCCGCCCTGATCCCTCCCCCACCAGAACCAACGCGGGCCTTCCTTACGAGTTCACAAAATCAGGCAAGGGGTGAAATGGCTAACAAATTCCCGTCGTTTCTTTATGTAAAAGCCTTTTTCTGGCATTCAGACTCTCCCCAGCTGGTGGGTTTGCTCACAGGGTGCCCCCCACTCCGTGGGAGCTGGCGAGGCAGACCGCACCCCACTGCTTCAAGGGGAGCCCCGTCTCCAGAGGGGGAGGCAGCCGGCACAAGGCCTGGACTCTCCCGCGCCACGGGCCCCAGACACCCCCACCGGGCCACAGAGGCAGAGCGCTCGGGGGTGGCGCCGCCCAGCAGGCCTGGCCACACAGAGCCAGCGCAGACCTCCAAATCGGGGGCCTCAAGTGAAGAGCCAGTGAGCTGCAAGCAACTTCCCCAACCCCCAGGAAACAACAGCAACAGCCTGTCACAGAGAATCCATTAGATGCACGCGCCAACCTGCctaaaggaaagaggagagagcaGGAACACGAGAGGGGAGGAGGCAGACGGCAGCACAGGAGGCAGGCGGCACGGACGGCCATGGGCAGGGCGGGAAGGACCATCTCGTCGCCTGCTGCCCGTCTACACCCGCTAGCCAGGCCTGCGTCGCCCACTGAGGATTTCCCGGGCCCCCTGGCCCCACAACGACAGGGTCCACGGAGCCGGCGGCTGAGTCCAGACCCATGTGGCAGCTGATTACGTGTCAGCAAGGCGTGCTTCCAGATCGCAGAGCCAGGCGAGGGCCGAGAGCAGCCCTCCTGGGCTGCAGAGCCCAGCGTTACTGTCCCCAGGCTTTCTCAAAGAGCCTGCGCACACTTTTCcctttaaaagaagaaagcacaCTGCTGCTGCAGCAAACATAAAGCATCCGCGCGCACTCTGCCCCGGGCCAGGCTGGCGGCACCTACCTTGGCGGTTGAAGTCCATGGACGGCTGCTTGCAGTCCTGAGCGCGGTGGCCGGCAGCCCCACAGTTGTAGCAGGAGAGGTTCCCGCTCTTCTTGTGGCCCGAGCCACTGCTGCTCCCCACAAGGCCCTGGGCCTGGTACACCCCCGCGGCACCCGCCATGAAGCTCTGCATGGGCGGGATGGCAAACGTGGACTGGCCGCCCAGCACCGAGTCCGCGGTCAGGCTGCTGCCGTAGGGGGCGTGGACGAGCGGGAAGGCGGTGCCACCATACTGCTGGGGGCCGCCATAGCCGCTGCTGCACATGGGGCTGAAGGGCAGGAAGGGGAAGGTGAAGACCGACGGCCCTGAGAACGGGTGCTGGAAGTAGCTGGCGTAGCTGACGGTCAGGCCGCTGGAGCCGCAGCTCCCGCTGCAGCCGCAGGAGGTGCAGACGATGCAGCCGGGCGGCGGTGCGGCCGGCTGCTGGGGCGCTGGGGGctgctgatggtggtggtggtggtggtggtggttctgGCTGGAAGCAGGAACGTTTCCTGTGGAGCTGCTGCCACTGCCGCTGTAGAAAGTGTTctcagggacagaggggagcGTGGGGCTGGAACTGGGGGCCGGGCAGCTGGTCCCGCTGGCCAGCGACGTGGACGGGTGGCTgctggaggagacagagctgctgctggcGCAGAAGCTGCCCTGCACAGGGCCCACGGGCACACTGCCCACCGCAGAGAAGGCAACTTTGGTGTTGGCTGTGTACAGAGCAGTCCGGGGACTGATTATTGCGGGGGGCACGCTGATCTGCACGTTGTTAGAACAGGAGGTTTGCCCggaaatggcagcatcagcaggAACCGAGGACGAGACGAGCAGTTTGATGGGCGGGCGAGCCACATGGAAGACGGTGCTCGCCGCGCCGGCGGCCGCCGTGCTGCCCTCCCCAGCCAGCGCGGGCTGCTGGCTGGCTTTCATCACCCTGTCCAGCGTGGCCGCGTGGACGACCTTGGCCCGCGGACCGAAGGAAACGGTGGGCGCCACGGCGCTGCTCTCGGGGACTCCAGCGAGGACCTGCAAGGGCTGGTGGGCGGCGGGAGTCGGCAGCACATCCGCCCTGGGGCTCCCGAAGCTCTTGTCCACTTTTATGCTGCTTCTTGGTCCAGAAACCTTACTCCTCTCTTCCAGAGACAAAAGCGAGTGCATAGACGACGAGAGAAGCTTCACGTCTGCACTTCCCCTGTCCGACTTGTGTGCCGAGCTCAGCATCCGAATGGGTGCCACATGGGACGCGGCtgcctgggggggtggggggtggtgccCGGGCAGCGCGGAGCCCGCCTCGTTCTGCACGGGCAGCACCTGGGCCGTGGGCCGCATGGAGCTTGAGGGAAAGTGGGTCAGTAACACCACGGGCTTCTCCTTATCGGCGGCAGCGCGCACCTGCGTCTCCACACCTGGGGGTGGAAACAGAGCCGTCAGCACAGCTTTACCCGGCGCGGCCAGGGACGGTGGGTCAAGGCGCAGCTTCTTACGTCTGTCGCTCTCCTCGGCGCTGTCGGAGCTCTCTTCTCGGGCCTGCACCCCCATCGGGCTGGAGGAAGAGCTCGAGGACGCCGAGGAGCTGCCTTCCCGGGGCATCTGCTGAGCCGGCTGCTCCACTTCCACCCGCAGCTCTGGAGAGACAGGGCAGGGATCCTCCAAGGGGGGGAAGCCACCGGCCACGGGGACGCCCCAGGAGCCGCCTCACCCAGCATCTCCTGCACACTCACCCAGGGCCACAGCCGGACCAGGCCCTTCCCAGACACCTCACAGCCTTCCTTATGCTACCCCCGAAGAACCAGGCACGTTCTCTCCACTGCGGGGATGTAAACGAGCGGCCCAAGGCCTCACAGTGACGCAGGTGAGGGATGGAGCTCAGGCTTGAGGCCAGGGCTCCTGACCCTCCCGACAGGGCCTCCAGCTACCTGCTGTCCCACCTCCAGGCTAGTGGCCGGGACAGGAGGAGGATTAAGCAGCACTGCGCTGTCGGCCCTTTTAAGTGACTGCTGCTGATCGGACCATCCACAGACACCGAGACACCCACCTCGCTTTCATGAGGCCTAGCGATCCAAGATCTTTTTGGtcaaatatacttaaaatatacTCTTGGcgtttttttctgaatttctgtGACTGCTATTTCTAGTATAAAAAGAGAAGCTACCCACCCTGTGAGACAACAGAAAAGTAACTACACGTCACCAAGAGCAGGACATGTGGAAGAGAACAGCCCTCTGGGTGAGCACCAGGCAGGAGCCCCAACCCGGTGGGGCAGGGGCTGTGGCCTCTGTTCACgccctccttcctccccacccaaTTCCCCCAGAAGTTTCTGATCTGAATCTTTTATGCGAgcaactttgggcaagtcaccaTTTTCCTGCTTCTACCCAGACTGTCCCCTCCACTTTCCACTGGCAGAGACCACAAAAgctaaaacaatgaaaaacacgTGTGACATTTTAAAGGACATAAATGGCAAACGGGAGTGACGTGAGGTCTGATTAACGAGCACAAAGAATGTACTAACACACAGGAAAGGTCTGCACGTTCCATCAGCAAACTCCTGACAACTGGGGGCCCCGACCCCCCCAGCTGCCGCCCGCAGCCCCCGCCTGTCCCTCGCCCACCTGCAGTGTGGCTGCCCCGCACGGCCTGCAGGGGCCCCACATGGCTGGTGGGGGGCACTCGAGCCACCCCAGTGCCGGTGACTGCGGACGGGGCCGGGGGGTTCAGGCACCGCTTCTCGGACTTCTCcctaggaaggaaggaagcacaGAGACGAGTGAGGGGCGTTCTTTCACTTGAGTCTCATAACGGTTCACAAGCCATTTAATACCTGAACTCCAGGAAAAGGTGATTTCCATCAAAACAATCTCAGGGGTGGAAAATAATTCTGATTTCAGCCAAAGTTACTACAAAGGACCTTTCCTATCAAACCAAAGACATGTCTAGAGAGTTTTAAAAGCATTAACTAAGGTTTGAATAAGCATAAGCCGAAAAAAAATCTAATCACTGATATTTCACAAAATTCTAAGTCCTGGTGTCTGTTCTGCAAATTAGAAACTAAAATGAATGTATACTCCAAACACCCTTTTGTACATACTTTTCCAGCTCCAGTTGAGTCTTGAGTTTTTTCTTTGCTCCCATTGTGAGGGATtcaaatttatttagatcttcttccGTAAGGCTCAAAAACTAACATAAGAGAAACAAATTACAAAGTTACTGAGAATGAATTAGGACTCTGAAAACAAAGACCTTGGAGTGGAATCTAATCAATGTATTCTGCACCTGGGATACAGGAACAGCGGAAGACCTGACAATGCTGAAGCTTTATTTGCTAACAAACAGGCGCCTCCGTGCCCAGTGATGGGGACGCGCTCACGGCAGCTGGGGAGTCACACCAGGAGGCCCGGGCCCAACGCACAGCAGCTCAGGAACGAGCCTCATCCGGGACCCCCCACCCAGCCATTGTGCTCCCCAAGAGCGTCCCCACGGCGGGAGGTGGCCCACAAGACTGGGAGGGCTGCCTCTTTGTACTTCCTTTTTCTCAAAATCACCATCATTTCAGGGGTGAGAGCAACCTTGTCAGGTAGCAAGTGATGCAGGCAAGCAGATGGCATCCAAACCGAATGGCTAAATAACCCACAGGCAGGACGCCAAGCCGACAAATGACGCTCTAGTCTTTAGTCTTCATCACACTCTGTGCCACGACTTGTGATTTTAGCCATCTTGACTTAGAAAACTTTAAACTGATCATCACCAAGGGTagtaaaatctcattttaaagatTCATGACCCCTAAGCACAGGATATGTGAAAAtgcttaatttgtttttaatatgcagTAGAAGCTTG
This is a stretch of genomic DNA from Choloepus didactylus isolate mChoDid1 chromosome 22, mChoDid1.pri, whole genome shotgun sequence. It encodes these proteins:
- the ZCCHC14 gene encoding zinc finger CCHC domain-containing protein 14 isoform X1 translates to MVEKRSPLQRDGVYRWFAELPSPQRVEFLCGLLDLCIPLELRFLGSCLEDLARKDYHSLRDSEIKANNPADLGSLTNLTDEVVRSKLLVSLALLGSEQREAAGVLYRTLTHIDSIIHNYGLQLNEGRTGDEFLLLFTMASNHPAFSFHQKQVLRQELTQIQSSLSGGGGPGGKSAPGGGLPTCPACHKITPRTETPVNSVSNSLENALRTSAHSIEESLPKRPLGKHCKVSVEKIDLKGLSHKKNERNVECSFEVFWSDSSVTSVTRSSSEVTEFISKLSQLYPEENLEKFIPCLAGPDPFYVERNHLDLEADLRYLASLPSHLLKNDHVKKFFSTSSPTQQLQSPSPGNPSLSKAGSMMGVSGRPVCGVAGIPSSQGSTQHHLPHTTGTATALPHCSHSGGTGSPLAFRTQMDTSPAILMSSGLQAPQTQEQNGILDWLRKLRLHKYYPVFKQLTMEKFLSLTEEDLNKFESLTMGAKKKLKTQLELEKEKSEKRCLNPPAPSAVTGTGVARVPPTSHVGPLQAVRGSHTAELRVEVEQPAQQMPREGSSSASSSSSSSPMGVQAREESSDSAEESDRRVETQVRAAADKEKPVVLLTHFPSSSMRPTAQVLPVQNEAGSALPGHHPPPPQAAASHVAPIRMLSSAHKSDRGSADVKLLSSSMHSLLSLEERSKVSGPRSSIKVDKSFGSPRADVLPTPAAHQPLQVLAGVPESSAVAPTVSFGPRAKVVHAATLDRVMKASQQPALAGEGSTAAAGAASTVFHVARPPIKLLVSSSVPADAAISGQTSCSNNVQISVPPAIISPRTALYTANTKVAFSAVGSVPVGPVQGSFCASSSSVSSSSHPSTSLASGTSCPAPSSSPTLPSVPENTFYSGSGSSSTGNVPASSQNHHHHHHHHQQPPAPQQPAAPPPGCIVCTSCGCSGSCGSSGLTVSYASYFQHPFSGPSVFTFPFLPFSPMCSSGYGGPQQYGGTAFPLVHAPYGSSLTADSVLGGQSTFAIPPMQSFMAGAAGVYQAQGLVGSSSGSGHKKSGNLSCYNCGAAGHRAQDCKQPSMDFNRQGTFRLKYAPPAESLDSTD
- the ZCCHC14 gene encoding zinc finger CCHC domain-containing protein 14 isoform X2 translates to MVEKRSPLQRDGVYRWFAELPSPQRVEFLCGLLDLCIPLELRFLGSCLEDLARKDYHSLRDSEIKANNPADLGSLTNLTDEVVRSKLLVSLALLGSEQREAAGVLYRTLTHIDSIIHNYGLQLNEGRTGDEFLLLFTMASNHPAFSFHQKQVLRQELTQIQSSLSGGGGPGGKSAPGGGLPTCPACHKITPRTETPVNSVSNSLENALRTSAHSIEESLPKRPLGKHCKVSVEKIDLKGLSHKKNERNVECSFEVFWSDSSVTSVTRSSSEVTEFISKLSQLYPEENLEKFIPCLAGPDPFYVERNHLDLEADLRYLASLPSHLLKNDHVKKFFSTSSPTQQLQSPSPGNPSLSKAGSMMGVSGRPVCGVAGIPSSQGSTQHHLPHTTGTATALPHCSHSGGTGSPLAFRTQMDTSPAILMSSGLQAPQTQEQNGILDWLRKLRLHKYYPVFKQLTMEKFLSLTEEDLNKFESLTMGAKKKLKTQLELEKEKSEKRCLNPPAPSAVTGTGVARVPPTSHVGPLQAVRGSHTAELRVEVEQPAQQMPREGSSSASSSSSSSPMGVQAREESSDSAEESDRRVETQVRAAADKEKPVVLLTHFPSSSMRPTAQVLPVQNEAGSALPGHHPPPPQAAASHVAPIRMLSSAHKSDRGSADVKLLSSSMHSLLSLEERSKVSGPRSSIKVDKSFGSPRADVLPTPAAHQPLQVLAGVPESSAVAPTVSFGPRAKVVHAATLDRVMKASQQPALAGEGSTAAAGAASTVFHVARPPIKLLVSSSVPADAAISGQTSCSNNVQISVPPAIISPRTALYTANTKVAFSAVGSVPVGPVQGSFCASSSSVSSSSHPSTSLASGTSCPAPSSSPTLPSVPENTFYSGSGSSSTGNVPASSQNHHHHHHHHQQPPAPQQPAAPPPGCIVCTSCGCSGSCGSSGLTVSYASYFQHPFSGPSVFTFPFLPFSPMCSSGYGGPQQYGGTAFPLVHAPYGSSLTADSVLGGQSTFAIPPMQSFMAGAAGVYQAQGLVGSSSGSGHKKSGNLSCYNCGAAGHRAQDCKQPSMDFNRQGKSVRRLFEKAWGQ